In Gimesia benthica, a single window of DNA contains:
- a CDS encoding IS91 family transposase: MTRPRWELADVVRKYGAEYLKRYTTSVAQRRVMRALQNCRTAVLGGHVETCRSCDHRQISYNSCRNRHCPKCQGSACALWMQRRATELLPVPYFHVVFTLPNLLVDLTLANPRLMYGMLFRAASQTLLEVAADPRHLGAEIGFLAVLHTWGQTLMPHPHLHCVVPSGGLAPDRTRWIAGRADFFLPVRVLSRLFRGKFLDLLKQAYVAGKLKFPGRLASAAAPQDFKRLLNRSVRTEWVVYARPPFGGPEAVLKYLARYTHRVAISNSRLLNVADGQVTFRYKDYAQGSRKRTMTLAATEFLRRFLQHVLPDGLMRIRHYGFLANRFRAEKIALCRGLLEGAGPLSEKRPRAMSPVPGESSAICPSCGQAALEKSQELPSRWERLPAPYLVRASLPASELWEVCDTS; encoded by the coding sequence ATGACGCGTCCCCGGTGGGAACTCGCTGACGTCGTACGGAAGTACGGCGCGGAATACCTGAAGCGATATACCACGTCTGTTGCTCAGCGCCGCGTCATGCGGGCGCTGCAGAACTGCCGGACTGCGGTCCTGGGAGGGCATGTGGAAACATGCCGTTCCTGCGACCATCGACAGATCAGTTACAATTCCTGCCGGAATCGCCACTGCCCCAAATGCCAGGGTTCCGCCTGTGCGCTGTGGATGCAGCGGCGGGCGACCGAACTGCTGCCCGTGCCCTACTTCCATGTAGTGTTTACGCTACCGAACCTGCTGGTGGATCTGACGCTTGCCAACCCGCGGTTGATGTACGGGATGCTGTTTCGCGCGGCCAGCCAGACGCTGCTGGAAGTCGCCGCCGATCCCAGGCACCTGGGGGCGGAGATCGGGTTCCTGGCCGTGCTGCACACCTGGGGCCAGACCCTGATGCCGCATCCTCATCTGCATTGCGTAGTCCCTTCCGGCGGACTGGCGCCCGACCGCACACGCTGGATTGCGGGCCGGGCCGATTTCTTCCTGCCCGTGCGCGTACTCAGCCGGTTGTTTCGCGGCAAGTTTCTGGACCTGCTCAAGCAGGCGTATGTCGCGGGGAAACTGAAATTCCCCGGGCGGCTGGCTTCCGCCGCCGCCCCCCAGGACTTCAAGCGTCTGCTCAACCGGTCCGTGCGGACCGAATGGGTCGTGTATGCCCGGCCGCCTTTCGGCGGCCCCGAGGCGGTCCTCAAATACCTGGCACGCTACACGCACCGCGTGGCGATCTCGAACAGCCGGCTGTTGAACGTCGCAGACGGCCAGGTCACGTTCCGCTATAAAGACTACGCCCAAGGCAGTCGGAAGCGGACGATGACACTCGCCGCCACGGAGTTTCTCCGCAGGTTCCTGCAACATGTGCTTCCGGACGGGTTGATGAGGATTCGGCATTATGGCTTTCTGGCCAATCGCTTCCGGGCAGAGAAGATCGCGCTGTGCCGCGGACTGCTGGAAGGGGCGGGACCACTGAGCGAAAAACGTCCTCGGGCAATGTCTCCTGTTCCCGGGGAGTCGTCTGCCATCTGTCCCTCCTGCGGACAGGCCGCGCTCGAAAAGTCGCAGGAACTGCCCTCCCGCTGGGAGCGACTTCCTGCTCCATATTTGGTTCGTGCCTCGCTGCCAGCTTCCGAACTCTGGGAGGTCTGTGACACATCATGA
- a CDS encoding Wadjet anti-phage system protein JetD domain-containing protein has translation MSPGPVRDSQPHRSVRLLDPELQSELNLLYDELSLLLRYLKTLNVRNYSVFIVENNLNLLTLPSFRRGMAIRGEGIAVTRLEDLSCLSRNQLIYWGDLDVEGFQILSRLRNLFPHVRSVMMDQEMLNSHAAAIAKGNPS, from the coding sequence GTGTCCCCAGGACCAGTTAGAGATAGTCAGCCCCATCGCTCGGTCCGGCTGCTTGATCCTGAGTTACAATCGGAACTGAACCTGCTTTACGATGAACTCTCCCTGCTGTTACGTTACCTGAAAACGCTGAATGTCAGGAATTACAGTGTTTTTATTGTAGAAAACAACCTGAATCTACTAACCCTGCCTTCATTCCGTCGAGGGATGGCCATTCGTGGTGAAGGAATTGCAGTCACGCGACTCGAAGATTTAAGCTGTCTGAGTCGGAATCAACTGATTTACTGGGGAGATCTCGATGTGGAGGGCTTCCAGATCTTATCGCGGTTGCGAAATCTCTTTCCACATGTACGCAGCGTGATGATGGATCAAGAAATGCTCAACAGTCACGCGGCTGCTATCGCAAAAGGTAATCCGAGTTAG
- a CDS encoding class I SAM-dependent methyltransferase, which produces MSNWTQEIILTRYRQEAQRGRPYTWFNYQPINLPGYGETLSNCGRNCFDRSEAIAAHLQAEFGDKRLKIIDWGCNLGFFCFELAKLGHQVTGIDSNRENVELCRYLARTNDFPETPQFFHDKLSVETLSNYHDYDLVLCFSVLHHLGKQKVETLKKMAETYPHAYVEMDGAGYGFNLLFAFYWQLEEVLETNDRYGSGHRTRKTWYGSNRCNGNVYRNIKENNLVNSRGVFRVKRDGTTSVVKRELNTGGTHTWIQTDLSHEREMYRKLKGVRFFPQLLDSGTEKGFQWIELEYVKEDGCFSADELSLFYAYLAESNLFMLDLTTDSFLFSDGKLKVIDLESLFPVEHTLEDLIQVQTRRSSLSLDSYEKQLQYLLKRLGG; this is translated from the coding sequence ATGAGTAATTGGACTCAAGAGATCATTTTGACTCGCTATCGCCAAGAGGCACAACGCGGACGTCCCTACACATGGTTTAACTATCAGCCAATCAACTTGCCGGGTTATGGGGAAACTCTGTCAAACTGTGGTAGGAATTGTTTTGATCGAAGCGAGGCGATTGCTGCGCATTTACAAGCGGAGTTCGGTGATAAGCGTTTGAAGATCATCGATTGGGGGTGCAATCTTGGTTTCTTTTGCTTTGAGCTAGCAAAGCTGGGTCACCAAGTGACAGGGATTGACAGCAACCGAGAGAATGTCGAATTATGCCGTTATTTGGCGAGGACAAATGACTTTCCAGAAACGCCTCAGTTCTTTCATGATAAGTTGTCAGTAGAGACACTCTCCAATTATCACGACTATGATCTTGTTCTTTGCTTTTCCGTTCTTCACCACTTAGGTAAACAAAAGGTTGAGACGTTGAAGAAGATGGCAGAAACATATCCTCATGCCTATGTTGAAATGGATGGGGCTGGGTACGGTTTTAATCTTTTATTTGCATTTTACTGGCAGCTCGAAGAGGTCTTGGAAACAAATGATCGTTATGGCAGCGGTCATCGAACCCGAAAAACATGGTATGGCTCGAATCGTTGCAATGGGAATGTGTATCGGAACATAAAAGAAAATAATTTGGTCAACTCGCGTGGTGTGTTTAGAGTGAAGCGTGACGGGACAACGTCAGTAGTGAAGCGAGAATTAAATACTGGCGGCACTCACACTTGGATCCAAACCGACCTGTCGCACGAAAGAGAAATGTATAGAAAGCTCAAAGGGGTTCGGTTTTTCCCCCAGTTATTGGATAGTGGTACAGAGAAGGGTTTTCAGTGGATTGAGCTGGAATACGTCAAAGAAGATGGCTGTTTTTCAGCCGACGAACTCTCCCTTTTCTATGCTTATCTTGCAGAGAGCAATCTTTTTATGCTGGATCTTACTACAGATTCCTTCCTTTTCTCTGATGGAAAGTTAAAAGTCATTGACTTGGAATCCTTATTCCCAGTCGAACATACATTGGAAGATCTCATTCAGGTGCAAACTCGACGCTCGTCACTTTCGCTGGACTCATATGAGAAACAATTACAATACTTGTTGAAACGATTGGGTGGATGA
- a CDS encoding class I SAM-dependent methyltransferase codes for MILNWDKIYESRGMYSGHGSRGACAKKKVTAIEHAIAINQPKSILDVGCGDQFVIKHVDLTGVDYVGIDSSQFAIDQLKAQSGQLNVFCEDFFEFDFNRTFDLVVCLDVLIHLDDPIDYRRFTERLKRFAVKSILVSGYTQATPEITKSKVIHFHESLMQTFAGYECEKLAEYRDTTLLLVNLQKHRDRKHTIWTYWETMKNHTRPKYLDLCEETWHHQCGDDFEIVRVSPENIQQYVPDIIPEWHGIQCLAHKADYLRAVLVHRYGGLWLDSDMIALSNLSPVMDRLHESGSDFIGCGRPGNRPSNGFFGGKAGSILLGKYIESMDALIQSRNNNLRFKWTELGYNLLWPLTKNYSYFQYDFRICIPIHPSRFRAYFDHRSLDELSAADCDIRQDTLVAYLYNAMFPVWFKQLPIDSVLRSSMVISQIIRRGLSIANWQEYNNNEHLFDQMKALGHRNNIPSMLRRAGLNHHVCEIGVRAGQNLDQIVQGSKPSEFVGIDSWDSGEISSQNDVGFSQVKQDQLESQVRNKFAKYGERGRIIRGYSFEVCSQFPDGYFDYIYIDADHSYEAVKRDLEDWYPKVRTGGILAGHDYIAKDSKHVKYGVIEAVDEFVRNHNVRFFATTPENYSSWLMLKQGMPRTPSFCYWSIGFGSVDHHAMLCSLVQSARSVGVEEDFHIWTDHGITIPGSEIHEIDRPCNPSLRNMFKVEVLKNLNKYEYDYYVFLDPDNYFTRKPSDESIHTLLQLADPLHLSVESKINDEAFSNAQTQSWQWRGITLQDIVDIWAERGMEEKSVYNLNGGFFVIKRDEWKKVYDACWEGFHAVKNKKGIEQIADELAFAYAMTKLTNPDGHQIKDKHVNDVWAVDRGNYRNKLPDGKPFPFWTNWNGQKFMVDPAIVRAMKSKPQLIEYGKANSIETSCRS; via the coding sequence ATGATTCTTAATTGGGATAAAATCTATGAGTCGCGAGGTATGTATAGTGGGCACGGATCTAGAGGGGCATGTGCAAAAAAAAAGGTTACTGCTATTGAGCATGCAATCGCAATCAATCAACCAAAATCTATTTTGGATGTGGGTTGTGGAGATCAATTTGTTATCAAACATGTGGATCTCACAGGTGTTGACTATGTTGGTATCGACTCCTCGCAATTTGCAATCGACCAACTAAAAGCACAATCAGGCCAGCTTAATGTCTTTTGTGAAGACTTCTTTGAGTTCGACTTCAATCGCACGTTCGATCTGGTTGTTTGTCTTGATGTTCTAATACATCTTGATGACCCGATTGATTATCGCCGATTTACTGAACGTCTCAAACGATTCGCGGTGAAATCGATTCTCGTATCGGGGTATACCCAAGCAACTCCAGAGATAACCAAGAGTAAAGTTATCCATTTTCACGAGTCACTCATGCAGACCTTTGCAGGTTACGAATGTGAAAAATTAGCTGAGTATAGGGATACCACGCTTCTGCTGGTTAACCTGCAAAAACACCGCGATCGCAAACATACGATATGGACATATTGGGAGACGATGAAAAATCATACTCGCCCAAAATATCTCGATCTTTGTGAAGAAACTTGGCATCATCAATGTGGTGATGATTTTGAAATTGTTCGCGTTTCTCCAGAAAATATTCAACAATATGTCCCCGACATCATTCCTGAGTGGCATGGTATACAATGTCTTGCACATAAAGCCGATTATTTAAGAGCAGTTCTAGTTCACCGTTATGGAGGACTGTGGTTAGATAGTGACATGATTGCGTTGAGCAATCTTTCTCCGGTAATGGACCGTCTTCATGAGTCCGGCTCAGATTTTATCGGATGTGGACGTCCCGGAAATCGACCCTCAAATGGGTTCTTTGGTGGCAAAGCAGGATCGATCCTGCTTGGGAAATATATTGAATCCATGGATGCGTTAATTCAATCTCGTAATAACAATTTACGATTTAAATGGACCGAGTTAGGGTATAACTTGCTCTGGCCTTTGACAAAAAACTATTCTTATTTTCAATATGATTTTCGGATTTGTATTCCAATTCATCCAAGCAGATTTCGAGCGTATTTCGATCATCGCAGTCTTGACGAACTGAGTGCTGCAGATTGCGACATTCGCCAAGATACATTGGTTGCGTACCTTTATAATGCTATGTTTCCTGTATGGTTTAAGCAGCTGCCGATAGATTCTGTGCTAAGGAGTTCTATGGTCATCAGCCAAATCATTCGGAGAGGACTGTCGATTGCTAATTGGCAGGAATATAACAACAATGAACATCTTTTTGATCAAATGAAAGCGTTGGGGCACCGTAACAACATTCCTAGCATGCTGCGCCGCGCGGGGTTGAACCATCACGTTTGCGAAATCGGAGTTCGCGCGGGACAGAATCTGGATCAAATCGTTCAAGGGAGTAAACCGAGCGAGTTCGTTGGAATCGATTCTTGGGATTCTGGCGAAATCTCCAGCCAAAATGATGTCGGATTCTCTCAAGTGAAACAAGATCAGTTAGAATCTCAAGTGCGCAATAAATTTGCAAAGTATGGTGAACGCGGGAGGATTATTCGAGGTTACTCTTTTGAGGTGTGCAGTCAGTTTCCGGATGGCTACTTCGATTACATTTATATTGATGCAGACCATAGCTACGAAGCAGTTAAACGAGATCTTGAAGACTGGTATCCTAAAGTGCGAACTGGTGGAATTCTCGCCGGTCACGATTATATCGCTAAGGACTCGAAGCACGTAAAGTACGGTGTGATTGAAGCAGTTGACGAATTCGTCCGGAATCATAATGTTCGTTTTTTTGCAACAACTCCTGAGAATTATTCGAGTTGGTTGATGCTTAAGCAAGGCATGCCTCGTACGCCCAGTTTTTGCTATTGGTCAATTGGATTTGGAAGCGTAGATCATCATGCTATGCTTTGTAGCCTTGTCCAGTCTGCTCGGTCCGTTGGTGTAGAAGAAGACTTTCATATTTGGACCGATCATGGCATCACAATTCCGGGAAGTGAGATACATGAAATTGATCGGCCTTGCAATCCTTCGCTAAGAAATATGTTCAAGGTAGAGGTTCTGAAAAACCTGAATAAATACGAGTATGATTACTATGTATTTTTAGACCCGGATAACTACTTCACGCGGAAGCCGTCAGATGAATCTATTCACACGCTATTGCAACTAGCTGACCCACTCCACTTATCAGTGGAATCTAAAATCAATGATGAAGCATTCTCAAACGCACAAACCCAGAGCTGGCAGTGGCGGGGTATCACACTTCAAGACATTGTTGACATCTGGGCTGAACGGGGCATGGAAGAAAAAAGCGTTTACAATTTGAATGGCGGGTTCTTTGTCATCAAGCGAGATGAATGGAAAAAAGTATATGATGCTTGTTGGGAAGGATTTCATGCTGTTAAGAATAAGAAAGGAATCGAACAAATTGCTGATGAACTAGCATTTGCTTATGCAATGACTAAGTTAACGAACCCCGATGGACATCAAATCAAAGACAAGCATGTGAATGATGTCTGGGCTGTAGATCGTGGGAATTACCGAAATAAGTTGCCAGACGGAAAGCCATTTCCTTTCTGGACGAACTGGAATGGCCAAAAATTTATGGTTGACCCAGCAATCGTGCGTGCAATGAAGAGTAAGCCACAACTTATCGAATACGGCAAGGCAAATTCCATTGAAACGTCATGTAGATCGTGA
- a CDS encoding tyrosine-type recombinase/integrase — MTPLRQRMIEDMELRNLSPKTIKLYVNNVSRFARHFGKSPEVLGPEAIRTYLLYLVQERQVAWGTYKQALAALRFLYRNTLHRGDIVQDVRCPRPERHLPEVLSFDEVRRFFQAVHSFKHRTILMTAYAAGLRISEAVRLRVCDIDSQRMVIRVVQGKRNKDRYTLLSPLLLQMLRHYWWAARPVDWLFLGPSRIKPITVSTVQRVCRDACNEAGLDKDVTPHMLRHSFATHLLEAGTELRVIQELLGHASQRTTAIYTHVSTHLIGRTRSPLELLHEQDQADTPKEDS; from the coding sequence ATGACTCCACTGCGGCAGCGCATGATCGAGGACATGGAACTGCGGAACCTGTCCCCGAAAACGATCAAGCTTTACGTCAACAACGTGTCCCGCTTTGCCCGGCACTTCGGTAAAAGCCCGGAAGTCCTGGGACCGGAGGCCATCCGGACTTACCTGCTGTATCTGGTCCAGGAACGGCAAGTCGCCTGGGGAACCTACAAGCAGGCGCTGGCCGCACTGCGGTTCCTGTATCGAAACACTCTTCACCGCGGCGATATCGTGCAGGACGTTCGCTGCCCCCGGCCCGAGCGGCATTTACCCGAGGTGCTGAGTTTTGATGAGGTGCGTCGCTTCTTTCAGGCGGTGCACTCGTTCAAACACCGCACCATCCTGATGACGGCCTATGCGGCAGGGCTGCGAATTTCCGAGGCCGTCCGTCTGCGGGTCTGTGACATCGACAGCCAGCGGATGGTGATCCGGGTTGTGCAGGGCAAGCGAAACAAAGATCGCTATACGCTGCTCTCACCCCTGTTGCTGCAAATGCTGCGGCATTACTGGTGGGCCGCCCGTCCGGTCGACTGGCTGTTTCTCGGTCCTTCACGAATCAAGCCGATCACCGTATCAACGGTGCAACGGGTCTGCCGGGACGCCTGCAATGAGGCCGGCCTGGACAAAGACGTCACGCCGCACATGCTGCGTCACAGTTTTGCCACCCATCTGCTCGAAGCCGGTACGGAACTGCGGGTCATCCAGGAACTCCTGGGGCACGCCAGTCAGCGGACCACCGCGATCTACACGCACGTTTCCACGCACCTGATCGGCCGCACCCGCAGTCCCCTGGAACTGCTCCACGAGCAGGACCAGGCAGACACGCCAAAGGAGGACTCATGA
- a CDS encoding tyrosine-type recombinase/integrase, with product MSTDVQMNSNQPDREKECQDAAPDDSLKTVRKSPSKSRKMVRSELMGDHTHETSVGVNVHIYERDGKYLARGRFERRPFGETLGTDLQEAKSKLRELLHRLDSGTFVPPSDARKQILKTRRIPNLTLRQLCDRFLSEKRKTRGKKTTRSYMNRLAPALDYAELAQSLKKWPAANLLNRDFTLGLVEFLFNRKVTRNGSTNAPTKPMSARQIQNCLDTLRMVLKWACRADVRNLPPDFVNPVSTDLFDQSFNKDPLRRCVFPLERRLALLNTMDDWQFITLSIIFVLPLRLEDVEGLLVSDVDFEKQQVHFGSRFGGSDFNKGKVEVQFPLPEELMPLLRMSVGERIEGPLFLNRKICQGKSSIRYAFDSKSDLERQYQVELAKAPKGTILNSQDRKAAFRKFLSKAGGVTSDYVGKQLRQVIGKGQPGKPHDFRGSITQEMKEAGVPFLELRYLTAHAVNDIINVYSGLNPKHEIAKYYDKIRPLLEAIKTRTEQLVTSEISACQSRSNPVQDTLPEGGQNV from the coding sequence ATGTCCACAGATGTGCAGATGAATTCTAACCAGCCTGATCGGGAAAAAGAATGTCAGGATGCTGCTCCTGATGATTCTTTAAAGACCGTCCGAAAGTCACCCTCTAAATCTCGCAAGATGGTTCGTTCAGAACTGATGGGAGATCATACCCATGAAACGAGTGTTGGTGTCAACGTCCACATCTACGAAAGAGATGGGAAATATCTGGCGCGTGGCCGTTTTGAAAGAAGACCGTTTGGAGAAACACTAGGAACAGATCTACAGGAAGCCAAATCTAAGCTGAGAGAATTGCTGCATAGGCTTGACTCTGGCACATTTGTTCCCCCGAGTGACGCCCGAAAGCAGATATTAAAAACCAGAAGAATTCCGAACCTGACTCTGCGCCAACTTTGCGATAGATTCTTGAGCGAAAAACGCAAAACCCGGGGGAAAAAAACTACCAGAAGCTATATGAATCGGCTTGCACCTGCCCTGGATTATGCGGAATTAGCTCAATCACTTAAAAAATGGCCCGCTGCAAATTTACTCAACAGAGACTTTACTCTCGGCTTAGTCGAATTTCTATTCAACCGAAAGGTGACCAGGAACGGTAGCACAAATGCTCCCACGAAACCGATGTCCGCACGTCAGATACAAAATTGTCTGGACACGTTAAGGATGGTTTTAAAATGGGCCTGTAGAGCAGACGTACGCAATCTTCCACCTGATTTTGTCAATCCTGTTTCGACCGACCTTTTTGATCAATCATTTAATAAAGATCCTCTCCGGCGATGTGTATTTCCACTTGAACGAAGGCTTGCCCTCTTAAATACCATGGATGACTGGCAATTCATAACGTTGAGCATAATATTCGTTTTGCCTCTTCGTTTAGAAGACGTCGAAGGACTCCTCGTCAGTGATGTAGACTTCGAAAAGCAACAGGTACATTTTGGAAGTCGATTTGGTGGATCAGATTTCAATAAAGGAAAAGTGGAAGTTCAATTCCCGTTACCTGAAGAGCTGATGCCTTTGCTACGTATGTCGGTGGGAGAGCGGATTGAAGGGCCACTTTTCCTGAATCGGAAGATTTGCCAAGGGAAATCCTCAATAAGATATGCATTCGACTCGAAGTCAGATTTAGAACGACAGTATCAAGTAGAATTAGCTAAGGCTCCGAAAGGTACTATTCTTAACAGCCAGGATCGGAAAGCTGCGTTCCGTAAGTTCTTGAGCAAAGCTGGTGGCGTTACCAGTGACTATGTAGGAAAACAACTGCGCCAGGTAATTGGAAAAGGTCAACCTGGTAAACCACATGACTTCCGCGGCTCCATAACACAGGAGATGAAAGAAGCTGGTGTACCATTTTTAGAATTACGGTACCTAACTGCGCACGCTGTGAATGACATTATTAACGTGTATTCCGGCCTGAATCCCAAACACGAAATCGCTAAATATTACGACAAGATTCGTCCCCTGCTGGAGGCGATTAAGACTCGCACGGAACAACTTGTAACGTCGGAAATAAGTGCTTGCCAAAGTCGATCGAATCCAGTACAAGATACATTACCTGAAGGTGGTCAGAATGTTTAA
- a CDS encoding tyrosine-type recombinase/integrase produces the protein MKQSSNQNRKATFRIGKVRGDLRGKIWYLTYHENGKRLRPKIGPDKEQARQMAARINSQLESHTHSVFNFEPVQIDDLQTRWLNHHEQVLRSSLQTIRRYRAATTHLINFIAHKGVASKTSLFQVGHAEEFVHYLRTIKVAPNGHENSQKRHLLDKGIKYILQCCRSMFGYAIKRRHLSPYAENPFSSLDLDRIPIENAKVISIFSPDQEKKFLETCDDWQFPIFLTLMLTGLRPGELTHLLLPEDLDLNVGMLYVRNKPHLGWQVKTRNEREIPLIDELRDVLTISVGDRVTGPVFLQRRYSSGSVRPEINDHSEKQLEDLLQQRLAQEETASGKAINRNQWLNISRTIWRDSGALKTDRIRTEFIRLTKQIDLPQFTAPKSLRHLFATCLQDGNVDPLIRSELMGHSTSATNGASHGLGMTATYTHSRPETKRKQLANALLIRLAVQIAKTWYIRYSTKFNNLDDQTKFKGNMWHIK, from the coding sequence ATGAAGCAATCATCAAATCAAAACCGTAAGGCAACGTTCCGGATCGGCAAAGTTCGTGGCGATCTCCGCGGGAAAATCTGGTACCTCACCTACCACGAAAATGGCAAGCGTTTGCGACCCAAAATTGGTCCGGACAAAGAACAGGCCCGGCAGATGGCCGCGCGTATCAATTCCCAGTTAGAGTCTCACACTCATTCTGTATTCAATTTTGAACCCGTTCAAATCGATGATTTGCAAACCAGATGGCTCAACCATCACGAACAGGTATTGCGATCTTCATTACAGACCATCCGCCGCTACCGTGCTGCGACAACCCACCTTATTAACTTCATCGCGCATAAAGGTGTGGCTTCAAAAACATCACTATTCCAGGTCGGACACGCAGAAGAGTTTGTACATTATCTACGCACAATCAAAGTCGCTCCCAATGGTCATGAGAATTCGCAGAAACGCCACCTGCTCGACAAAGGCATCAAATACATCCTGCAATGCTGCCGAAGTATGTTTGGCTACGCGATAAAACGACGGCACCTTTCTCCGTATGCCGAAAACCCATTCTCCAGTCTCGATCTGGACCGCATCCCAATCGAAAACGCTAAAGTTATTTCCATTTTCAGCCCCGATCAGGAAAAGAAATTCCTGGAAACCTGCGACGACTGGCAGTTTCCTATCTTTCTCACACTAATGCTGACGGGGCTCCGGCCAGGAGAGCTCACGCACTTGTTGTTACCAGAAGATCTCGATCTGAATGTGGGTATGCTCTACGTCAGAAATAAACCTCATTTAGGCTGGCAGGTTAAGACACGCAATGAACGTGAAATCCCATTGATCGATGAACTGAGAGATGTTCTGACAATCTCAGTTGGTGATCGAGTCACAGGCCCAGTCTTTTTGCAACGTCGTTATTCATCAGGCTCCGTTCGACCTGAGATAAATGACCATTCGGAAAAGCAACTCGAAGACTTACTCCAGCAACGACTGGCTCAAGAAGAGACCGCCTCCGGCAAGGCTATCAATAGAAACCAGTGGCTGAATATCTCACGAACAATCTGGCGCGATAGTGGTGCGTTGAAAACCGATCGGATACGAACAGAATTCATCAGGCTGACAAAGCAGATAGATCTACCTCAGTTTACCGCCCCCAAATCACTGCGACATCTCTTTGCCACATGTTTACAGGATGGAAACGTGGATCCATTGATCCGCAGTGAATTAATGGGACATTCTACTTCAGCAACAAATGGGGCAAGCCATGGCCTGGGGATGACTGCCACTTATACACATTCACGTCCCGAAACGAAAAGAAAACAACTTGCCAATGCGCTATTGATTCGACTGGCCGTGCAAATAGCTAAAACATGGTATATTCGATACTCAACTAAATTTAACAACTTAGACGATCAAACTAAATTCAAAGGAAATATGTGGCATATTAAATAG
- a CDS encoding glycosyltransferase produces the protein MIESLCVIGHPSRLGGADTELDHQIRCWLAMGIKVHMCPTSPLDSNQKSMGFEQLGCVYHEHCDWASLEGMHCISFCNEEFLKSLPEIIKYSRTTSFVNCMSWNFELEIEHQKQGLIDFHLYQTEHSYEQVSKKLKEHDIYRPLFFKPYFHADEFPYIDNRPMDKFRFGRISRNDSEKFGREQLWIYETMTAPVTKEGLILGWGANTERKFGTRPAEYIQALPEGALTQRAFYTQCEAIIMTTDTFENLPRIGFEAMASGSILIVDNRGGWKLEVEDGVTGWLCNDGREFVYKASRCAFEFEERNQMRLAALNKLQNEWGLQPAMDSWSQVFEQWETLTKKNSLTAFPA, from the coding sequence ATGATTGAAAGTTTGTGTGTGATTGGCCATCCAAGTCGGTTGGGTGGGGCAGATACAGAGCTGGATCATCAAATCCGTTGTTGGCTGGCAATGGGGATTAAGGTGCATATGTGCCCTACTTCTCCGTTGGATAGTAATCAGAAATCGATGGGGTTTGAGCAGTTGGGCTGTGTGTATCACGAACATTGTGATTGGGCGTCTCTCGAGGGGATGCACTGCATTTCATTTTGCAACGAAGAATTCCTGAAATCTCTACCAGAGATAATAAAATATTCGCGTACCACATCATTTGTTAACTGCATGTCGTGGAATTTTGAACTGGAGATTGAACATCAAAAGCAAGGGTTGATTGATTTTCATTTGTATCAAACAGAGCATTCGTACGAACAGGTTAGCAAAAAATTAAAAGAGCATGATATCTATCGGCCTTTGTTTTTCAAACCATATTTTCATGCTGATGAGTTCCCCTATATCGATAATCGGCCGATGGACAAATTCCGATTTGGCCGCATTTCGCGAAATGATAGCGAAAAATTTGGTAGAGAGCAGTTATGGATTTACGAAACAATGACGGCCCCTGTTACAAAAGAAGGCCTCATTCTAGGGTGGGGGGCTAATACAGAGCGTAAGTTTGGCACAAGACCAGCGGAGTATATTCAGGCACTTCCCGAGGGGGCATTAACGCAGCGGGCATTTTATACTCAATGTGAAGCAATTATTATGACAACAGACACTTTCGAAAATCTTCCCCGCATTGGTTTTGAAGCAATGGCCTCAGGGTCGATTTTGATTGTTGACAATCGAGGAGGCTGGAAACTTGAGGTCGAAGATGGTGTGACAGGTTGGCTCTGTAATGACGGGCGTGAATTCGTCTACAAGGCCTCTCGCTGTGCCTTCGAATTTGAAGAGCGCAACCAAATGCGACTCGCCGCACTAAATAAACTTCAAAACGAATGGGGGCTGCAGCCTGCCATGGACTCTTGGTCTCAAGTCTTTGAACAATGGGAAACATTGACAAAGAAGAATTCATTAACGGCATTTCCTGCTTAG